From Thalassoglobus sp. JC818, one genomic window encodes:
- a CDS encoding C-terminal binding protein — MASRKVLITDHPWTELDIESKILSEESLEIVDAPDDSEETLANLAEDVIAIATCWGQVTKTVIESASDCRLICRMGIGLDNIDVDFATSQGITVTNIPDYCIPEVADHTLALLLAIERNAAFFHLRTKRGEYDLASGPPMKRLAGRRLGLIGFGRIGQAVRARAESFGLEVVAYTPSGNDYGTGCTMVSLEEVLATSEYISLHVPLKDDTQNIIDSQAISAMKPGAVLINTSRGGLVDPEALLQGLKSGKLSGAGLDVFSPEPPDITDELYQREDVVATPHAAFVSEEALIELRERVAHQIVAMVRGEQPENIVNAVPIGS; from the coding sequence ATGGCCTCCAGAAAAGTTCTGATCACAGATCACCCGTGGACTGAGCTCGACATCGAGTCCAAGATCCTGTCGGAAGAGTCACTCGAAATCGTCGACGCTCCGGATGACTCTGAAGAAACCCTCGCAAACCTTGCTGAAGACGTCATCGCCATCGCAACCTGCTGGGGACAAGTGACGAAAACCGTGATTGAATCCGCATCGGATTGTCGTCTCATTTGCCGGATGGGAATCGGTCTCGACAACATCGATGTCGACTTTGCAACGTCTCAAGGGATTACGGTCACGAACATTCCCGACTATTGCATCCCTGAAGTCGCGGACCACACGCTGGCACTACTGCTCGCGATTGAAAGAAACGCGGCGTTCTTTCATCTGCGAACAAAACGAGGTGAGTACGATCTCGCATCCGGACCTCCGATGAAACGGCTTGCTGGCCGACGTCTCGGATTGATTGGATTCGGCCGGATCGGTCAAGCGGTTCGAGCTCGAGCGGAGAGCTTCGGGCTCGAAGTCGTCGCGTACACTCCATCCGGGAACGACTACGGCACCGGTTGCACGATGGTCAGCCTCGAAGAGGTACTGGCGACGTCGGAGTACATCAGCCTCCACGTGCCACTCAAAGACGACACGCAGAACATCATCGACAGTCAGGCCATCTCAGCAATGAAGCCCGGAGCTGTCCTCATCAATACGTCGCGCGGCGGGCTTGTTGATCCTGAAGCTTTGTTGCAGGGACTGAAGTCAGGCAAGTTGTCGGGAGCGGGGCTCGATGTCTTCTCGCCGGAACCTCCAGACATTACTGACGAGCTGTATCAACGAGAGGATGTCGTCGCGACACCGCACGCAGCCTTTGTTTCCGAAGAAGCGTTGATCGAACTTCGCGAACGTGTCGCCCATCAGATCGTTGCCATGGTTCGCGGCGAGCAGCCGGAAAACATCGTCAACGCAGTTCCAATCGGCAGCTAG
- a CDS encoding GIY-YIG nuclease family protein yields MPRKRSQVTIPAKLATTFASSERCPSTESIRTIDLTGTLKTIRSRVRENCPQAPGVYGLINSENQIVYVGMSVSLANRLQTYFTQKRARRRESRIRRAAVGLIWQPLDHGLIARIRERELIRKFRPPMNVIGHPTQLRTGYVVAIDHPVGGFEFVEELRGRHQGIWGPIPFNQWSREATEELNLHFRLRDCPKSTVLYFSGQPTPESPSTPCLRADLGTCLSPCLGQCSKTAYGRAFSRARSFLNGSAQDVVAEVETQMREAAGGKNFETAARLRDRLKAFLYLNDRLRRFHDWTNRANFVYRFNSQVNQHPQWLVVSRGVIHQLIDEPNTVDQALGILNPLNSLKARHSKPTRSNEQLRPGDFETARILFRWFRQFPNEKTSRLSYSAALRLIKRRRAG; encoded by the coding sequence ATGCCCCGCAAACGATCGCAAGTAACGATCCCCGCGAAGCTTGCGACAACTTTTGCGAGTTCGGAGCGCTGCCCGAGCACCGAATCTATTCGGACAATTGACCTGACGGGAACACTCAAAACGATTCGTTCGAGAGTGAGAGAAAATTGCCCGCAGGCTCCGGGCGTCTACGGATTGATCAATTCTGAGAATCAGATCGTTTACGTTGGGATGTCTGTTTCGCTGGCAAACCGGTTGCAGACCTACTTCACGCAAAAACGAGCCCGCCGGAGAGAATCTCGAATCCGACGGGCTGCCGTGGGCCTGATCTGGCAACCTCTCGATCATGGGCTCATCGCCCGAATTCGGGAGCGGGAGTTGATTCGCAAGTTCCGCCCTCCGATGAATGTCATCGGCCATCCTACTCAGCTCAGAACGGGATATGTCGTCGCGATTGATCATCCGGTCGGCGGATTTGAGTTCGTTGAGGAACTCCGCGGCCGTCATCAAGGGATCTGGGGGCCGATCCCGTTCAACCAGTGGTCCCGGGAAGCGACGGAAGAACTGAACCTCCACTTCCGACTTCGCGATTGTCCCAAGTCGACCGTTTTGTACTTCTCGGGACAGCCAACTCCCGAATCTCCATCCACTCCGTGCTTGCGAGCCGATCTGGGAACGTGCCTCAGCCCTTGCCTCGGTCAATGTTCGAAGACTGCATACGGACGCGCCTTTTCCCGGGCACGGTCGTTTCTAAACGGGTCCGCTCAAGACGTGGTGGCTGAGGTCGAAACTCAAATGCGCGAAGCTGCCGGTGGTAAAAACTTCGAGACCGCTGCTCGACTTCGAGACCGCCTGAAAGCGTTTCTATACTTGAATGATCGATTGCGAAGATTCCACGACTGGACCAATCGAGCCAATTTTGTCTACCGATTCAATTCTCAGGTTAATCAACACCCGCAGTGGTTGGTCGTCTCACGAGGTGTGATTCACCAGTTGATTGACGAGCCGAATACGGTCGATCAGGCATTGGGAATCTTGAACCCACTGAATTCTTTGAAAGCCCGCCATTCAAAACCGACAAGATCGAACGAACAATTGCGTCCGGGAGACTTTGAAACCGCTCGCATCCTGTTTCGATGGTTTCGCCAGTTCCCGAACGAGAAAACATCACGATTGAGTTATTCCGCCGCACTCCGCCTGATCAAACGTCGCCGTGCCGGTTGA